In Prosthecochloris sp. GSB1, the following proteins share a genomic window:
- a CDS encoding VWA domain-containing protein produces MCFEFPERLFLFWLLPPLSVLMAYGVWKKGASRKRLADDRLADGLLGAYDLRRDAGAAFLRFAGFALLLLACCGPQICSGLQPVKRGGFDIAYVLDVSNSMRAGDVRPDRLGRAKQEIARIAQRGTERRRSLVAFAGSAVLQCPLTADRSAFDAMLDAAAPELLEAQGTNLRSALDMALRSLFPEGSAGAAPGPKAVVLLTDGEDHAGGIAAAGRELQRRHVRLVVVGIGGDVAATIPSDGEEGGEGAVMVDASGKPVGTSLDVKTLGDLATGAGGLFLRSDPPSSVADQAREFLQAFESGDRWVWEPFSREPLFQPFVLLSMVMLLAADLVAKGKKSGAA; encoded by the coding sequence ATGTGCTTCGAGTTTCCGGAAAGACTTTTCCTGTTCTGGCTGCTGCCGCCGCTGTCGGTCCTGATGGCATACGGTGTATGGAAAAAAGGGGCGTCGAGAAAACGGCTTGCCGACGACCGGCTCGCGGACGGGCTGCTGGGTGCGTACGACCTGCGCCGTGACGCCGGAGCGGCGTTCCTGCGTTTTGCGGGCTTTGCGCTGCTGCTGCTCGCCTGTTGCGGCCCGCAGATCTGTTCCGGCCTTCAGCCGGTCAAGCGGGGCGGGTTCGATATCGCGTATGTGCTCGACGTGTCGAACAGCATGCGGGCCGGGGACGTGCGCCCCGACCGGCTCGGACGCGCGAAACAGGAAATAGCCCGCATCGCGCAGCGCGGTACGGAGAGGCGCAGAAGCCTCGTCGCCTTTGCCGGCTCCGCGGTGTTGCAGTGTCCGCTTACGGCCGACCGGAGCGCCTTCGACGCCATGCTCGACGCCGCCGCGCCGGAGTTGCTCGAGGCGCAGGGCACGAACCTCCGTTCCGCCCTCGACATGGCTTTGCGGAGCCTTTTCCCCGAAGGAAGCGCCGGAGCGGCTCCCGGACCGAAGGCCGTGGTGCTGCTGACCGACGGGGAGGATCATGCCGGAGGGATAGCTGCCGCCGGACGTGAGCTGCAACGGAGGCATGTCCGGCTGGTGGTTGTCGGAATCGGCGGGGACGTTGCGGCGACGATTCCCTCGGACGGAGAGGAGGGCGGCGAAGGCGCCGTCATGGTCGACGCATCGGGAAAACCGGTCGGTACGTCACTCGATGTGAAGACGCTCGGGGATCTGGCGACAGGCGCCGGAGGGCTCTTTCTTCGAAGCGATCCGCCGTCTTCCGTAGCGGACCAGGCACGCGAATTCCTGCAGGCGTTCGAATCCGGGGACCGGTGGGTGTGGGAGCCATTCAGTCGGGAACCGCTTTTCCAGCCGTTCGTACTGTTGTCGATGGTTATGCTGCTTGCCGCCGATCTGGTCGCGAAAGGAAAGAAATCGGGCGCCGCGTGA
- a CDS encoding vWA domain-containing protein, whose product MMDGVFSGAGFRFAEPWWLMLLPAVAAWWWIAARRRKRGGMMFPGLAGLREAGFGASSLWAGLPRLLLRAAMVLALLSLARPQMTREVRPGEREGVDIMLVLDISDSMAEEDFGGRTRLEAARDLARRFVEGRPADRFGLVLFRGKSFTQCPLTADHRVLLTLLGAASPEAISDEGTAIGSAILVATNRLKASASGERLMVLLTDGEQNAGGVGPATAAQLAANEGVRIYTIGVARDGSPGRGRAVSPEREAFNEAALREVARVSGGRFFMASDRGALGEAFSEIDAIERSRFDGPATTERAELYAWFLLPSLGLLAAGLVLGNTRLMRIPS is encoded by the coding sequence ATGATGGATGGAGTGTTTTCCGGAGCCGGATTCAGGTTCGCCGAGCCCTGGTGGCTTATGCTGTTGCCGGCCGTCGCGGCATGGTGGTGGATCGCGGCCCGCCGCCGGAAGAGAGGGGGTATGATGTTTCCGGGCCTGGCCGGGCTTCGCGAGGCCGGGTTCGGGGCTTCTTCGCTGTGGGCGGGACTGCCGCGGCTTTTGCTGAGGGCGGCCATGGTGCTCGCCCTGCTTTCGCTCGCCCGTCCGCAGATGACGAGGGAGGTTCGGCCGGGGGAAAGGGAGGGGGTCGATATCATGCTCGTTCTCGATATCTCGGATTCGATGGCCGAAGAGGACTTCGGCGGCCGGACGAGGCTCGAAGCCGCCAGGGATCTCGCCCGCCGCTTCGTCGAAGGGCGTCCCGCGGACCGTTTCGGGCTGGTGCTCTTCAGGGGAAAAAGCTTCACGCAGTGTCCGCTGACGGCCGACCATCGCGTGCTTCTGACGCTGCTCGGGGCGGCGTCTCCGGAAGCGATCAGCGACGAGGGGACAGCTATCGGTTCGGCGATCCTCGTGGCGACGAACCGGCTCAAGGCTTCTGCTTCCGGGGAGAGGCTCATGGTGCTGCTGACCGACGGCGAGCAGAACGCGGGCGGCGTCGGACCGGCTACCGCCGCGCAGCTCGCCGCGAACGAGGGCGTGCGCATCTATACGATCGGGGTGGCGAGGGACGGATCGCCAGGCAGGGGCCGGGCGGTTTCACCGGAACGCGAGGCGTTCAACGAAGCCGCCTTGCGTGAGGTCGCCCGGGTTTCCGGCGGACGCTTTTTCATGGCTTCCGACCGTGGAGCGCTCGGCGAAGCGTTCAGCGAGATCGACGCGATCGAGCGGAGCCGTTTCGACGGGCCGGCGACAACCGAGCGCGCCGAACTCTATGCGTGGTTCCTGCTGCCGTCCCTGGGGCTGCTCGCCGCCGGGCTGGTGCTGGGCAATACCCGGCTGATGCGGATTCCCTCCTGA
- a CDS encoding SRPBCC family protein, with amino-acid sequence MHITHSVTIRKPPAEVEAYLIDIANDSEWQEDVIESAVTTQSGIGEGTAGYEVRSVMGFPLRTEWLVTRHIPGKSYTFESTASVIPYEGTVEFTPADEGTRVTYAFTMKPEGALAFLDPLIGIAFGPRFRQNLERLVTILENRR; translated from the coding sequence ATGCACATAACGCATTCGGTAACGATACGAAAGCCGCCTGCCGAGGTCGAGGCCTATCTGATCGATATAGCCAACGACAGTGAATGGCAGGAGGACGTGATCGAATCGGCTGTCACCACGCAAAGCGGGATCGGCGAGGGCACGGCGGGCTACGAGGTGCGCAGCGTCATGGGATTTCCCCTGCGGACGGAGTGGCTCGTCACCCGCCACATTCCCGGAAAATCCTACACTTTCGAGAGCACGGCGAGCGTCATTCCTTACGAGGGTACCGTGGAATTCACACCGGCAGATGAAGGAACCAGGGTGACCTACGCCTTCACGATGAAACCCGAAGGAGCGCTTGCATTCCTTGATCCGCTGATCGGAATCGCTTTCGGCCCCAGGTTCCGACAGAACCTCGAAAGACTCGTCACGATTCTGGAAAACCGGCGATAA
- a CDS encoding DUF58 domain-containing protein — protein MARTVSDMAELARTVRRIEVRSKRLVNELFSGEYHSSFKGRGIEFSNVREYAWGDDIRTIDWNTSARKNDLYVKQFREERERTLLLVVDGSGSMLFGSRRVMKKELAVEVCAVLAFSAIRNNDKVGLIMFTDRVEKYVPPRKGRGHVLVILEEIVSRGTESRKTDISAALSFIRNTQKRQAIVFLLTDLVDERYEMGMRILNARHDFVLIHLGDPLEQALPRTGILELADPESGERLLIDTGSRKSIDRYAALRNEQREALRRRLRRLGIDAVYLETGRSIIGALDRFFRYREKKV, from the coding sequence ATGGCGCGTACCGTAAGCGATATGGCCGAGCTGGCGCGGACTGTCAGGCGCATCGAGGTGCGGTCGAAACGCCTCGTCAACGAGCTGTTCAGCGGCGAGTATCACTCTTCCTTCAAGGGACGGGGCATAGAGTTCAGCAACGTGCGCGAATACGCGTGGGGAGACGATATCCGCACCATAGACTGGAACACGAGCGCGCGCAAAAACGATCTTTACGTCAAGCAGTTCCGTGAGGAACGCGAGCGGACGCTTCTGCTCGTCGTCGACGGGTCGGGCTCCATGCTGTTCGGTAGCCGGAGGGTCATGAAAAAGGAGCTTGCGGTCGAGGTGTGCGCCGTGCTGGCGTTCAGTGCGATCAGGAACAATGACAAGGTCGGCCTGATCATGTTCACCGACAGGGTAGAGAAGTACGTGCCTCCGCGCAAGGGACGTGGTCATGTGCTGGTCATTCTCGAGGAGATCGTCTCCCGTGGCACGGAAAGCCGTAAAACCGATATCTCCGCTGCGCTTTCCTTCATCCGCAACACGCAGAAACGTCAGGCCATCGTTTTTCTGCTGACCGATCTCGTGGACGAGCGTTACGAGATGGGGATGCGGATTCTCAACGCGAGGCACGATTTCGTGCTGATCCATCTCGGCGATCCGCTCGAACAGGCGCTTCCCCGCACGGGAATTCTCGAGCTGGCCGACCCCGAGTCCGGGGAGCGGCTCCTGATCGATACCGGCAGCCGCAAGAGCATCGACCGCTACGCGGCGCTGCGGAACGAACAGCGGGAGGCTCTCCGAAGACGGCTCAGGCGCCTCGGCATCGACGCCGTCTATCTCGAAACCGGCCGCTCCATAATCGGAGCGCTCGACAGGTTTTTCAGGTACCGTGAAAAAAAGGTCTGA
- a CDS encoding AAA family ATPase, whose product MKQDEELQRLSGEIAGASGLIERALALLAERVVGQREVLERVFIALLANGHVLLEGVPGLAKTLIVRTFSSALNMDFQRIQFTPDMLPADLVGTMIYNPKDMEFYSRKGPVFSNVILADEINRSPAKVQSALLEAMQERQVTIGQQTFALPEPFMVLATQNPIEHEGTYLLPEAQLDRFMMKVIVDYPSYEDELEIMRRSAKTATLPDVSPVVERTEIGRARTLVDRIYADPRVHRYIVDLVTATRRPADAGLASLSELIEYGASPRASIFLLLAAKAHAFIRKRAYITPEDVRAVAFDVMRHRIRPTYEAEADDIRAEDCIRRILDHVQVP is encoded by the coding sequence ATGAAACAGGACGAGGAACTGCAGCGGCTGTCGGGGGAGATCGCCGGGGCGTCTGGTTTGATCGAACGCGCACTCGCGCTTCTGGCCGAACGTGTCGTCGGGCAGCGGGAGGTGCTCGAACGGGTGTTCATCGCCCTGCTGGCCAACGGCCACGTTCTGCTCGAAGGAGTGCCGGGTTTGGCGAAAACCCTCATCGTCAGAACCTTTTCCTCTGCCCTGAACATGGATTTCCAGCGGATACAGTTCACTCCCGACATGCTTCCGGCGGATCTGGTCGGCACCATGATCTACAACCCGAAGGACATGGAGTTCTACTCCCGCAAAGGTCCGGTTTTCTCCAATGTCATTCTCGCCGATGAAATAAACCGGTCGCCGGCGAAAGTGCAGTCCGCGCTGCTCGAAGCCATGCAGGAGCGTCAGGTGACCATCGGCCAGCAGACCTTCGCGCTGCCCGAGCCGTTCATGGTGCTCGCCACCCAGAACCCCATAGAGCACGAGGGAACCTATCTGCTGCCCGAGGCGCAGCTCGACCGTTTCATGATGAAGGTGATCGTCGATTATCCTTCCTACGAAGACGAACTCGAGATCATGCGCCGTTCGGCGAAGACCGCTACGCTTCCCGATGTTTCTCCCGTGGTGGAGCGGACGGAAATCGGCAGGGCGAGAACGCTTGTCGACCGGATCTATGCGGACCCGAGGGTTCATCGTTATATCGTCGATCTCGTCACGGCGACGCGGCGTCCCGCCGACGCAGGGCTTGCTTCGCTCTCGGAGTTGATAGAGTACGGCGCTTCGCCGAGGGCTTCGATTTTCCTGCTGCTTGCGGCGAAAGCGCACGCCTTCATCCGCAAGAGGGCCTACATCACCCCTGAGGACGTCAGGGCGGTGGCTTTCGACGTCATGCGCCACCGGATCCGCCCGACCTACGAGGCCGAGGCGGACGATATCCGGGCCGAGGACTGTATTCGCCGGATACTCGACCACGTGCAGGTGCCTTGA
- the tsaD gene encoding tRNA (adenosine(37)-N6)-threonylcarbamoyltransferase complex transferase subunit TsaD codes for MTILGIETSCDETSAAVLRNATVASNIISSQLIHTNYGGVVPELASREHERTIVTVVDAALKEACIAKDEIDIVAATAGPGLIGAVMVGLCFAQGLAWSLRKPLVPVNHIEAHIFSAFIRESADQETPAGGFISLTVSGGHTMLCAVQENLTYDVIGRTIDDAAGEAFDKTGKMLGLDYPAGPLIDRLASEGDPGFHRFPRALTAGSQTSKNYRGNFDFSFSGLKTSVLRYIETHGENFVKRHLADIAASIQAAIVDVLVQKTVSAAESLEMDTISVAGGVSANSGLRKKMAEACERSGIRLHVPKAVYSTDNAAMIASLAELKLDRGFTPETRYDNAPYASFTKPSIT; via the coding sequence ATGACTATTCTCGGCATCGAAACGAGTTGTGACGAAACGTCGGCCGCCGTTCTGAGGAACGCAACAGTCGCGTCGAACATCATCAGCTCGCAGCTCATCCATACAAACTACGGAGGCGTGGTGCCCGAACTCGCCTCGCGCGAACACGAAAGAACGATCGTCACCGTAGTGGATGCCGCGCTGAAGGAGGCGTGCATCGCGAAGGACGAGATCGACATCGTCGCGGCCACGGCCGGACCCGGCCTCATCGGAGCGGTGATGGTCGGCCTCTGCTTCGCGCAGGGCCTGGCATGGTCGCTCCGCAAACCGCTCGTGCCGGTCAACCATATCGAGGCACATATCTTTTCCGCATTCATCAGGGAAAGCGCCGACCAGGAAACACCGGCGGGCGGTTTCATCTCGCTGACGGTTTCGGGCGGGCATACCATGCTCTGCGCCGTGCAGGAAAACCTGACCTACGACGTGATCGGCCGGACCATCGACGACGCCGCGGGCGAAGCGTTCGACAAGACCGGCAAGATGCTCGGCCTCGACTACCCGGCGGGCCCGCTGATCGACCGGCTCGCCTCGGAAGGCGACCCCGGATTCCACCGTTTTCCCAGGGCGCTGACCGCCGGATCGCAAACAAGCAAAAACTACCGCGGAAACTTCGATTTCAGCTTTTCCGGACTGAAAACGTCGGTCCTCCGCTACATCGAGACGCACGGAGAGAATTTCGTGAAACGGCATCTCGCCGATATCGCGGCTTCGATACAGGCGGCTATCGTCGACGTGCTCGTGCAAAAAACCGTCTCGGCCGCCGAGAGCCTGGAAATGGATACGATATCGGTCGCCGGCGGCGTCAGCGCGAACTCTGGTCTCCGGAAAAAGATGGCCGAAGCGTGCGAGCGGTCGGGCATCAGGCTGCACGTCCCGAAAGCGGTCTACTCCACCGACAACGCGGCCATGATAGCCTCGCTCGCGGAACTGAAACTCGACCGGGGCTTCACGCCGGAAACCCGTTACGACAACGCTCCCTACGCGAGTTTTACAAAACCTTCGATCACGTGA
- a CDS encoding peptidylprolyl isomerase: MNASPFRLLAALCALLSLLRPSLGLATPPQETNPENVISIDLPAGRVVIHLLPDKAPNHVTRVRELVRRGFYDGLAFHRVIPGFIAQTGDPRGDGSGGSGKTLKAEFSNEPHVRGTVSMARTDDPDSADSQFFICLAPARFLDGNYTVWGRVVSGMEFVDRIRAGSPQTDGAVADPTRIIRMRVASDAGR, from the coding sequence GTGAACGCCTCGCCATTCAGACTTCTTGCAGCGCTGTGTGCGCTGCTGTCGCTCCTCCGCCCCAGTCTGGGCCTTGCGACGCCGCCGCAGGAGACGAATCCGGAAAACGTCATCTCTATCGACCTTCCCGCCGGAAGGGTGGTCATTCACCTGCTTCCCGACAAGGCCCCGAACCATGTCACCCGCGTCAGGGAACTGGTTCGCCGGGGTTTTTACGACGGCCTCGCGTTTCACCGGGTCATCCCCGGCTTCATTGCGCAGACCGGCGATCCTCGCGGAGACGGATCGGGCGGATCGGGCAAAACGCTGAAAGCGGAATTTTCGAACGAACCCCATGTGCGCGGCACCGTCTCGATGGCGAGAACGGACGATCCCGACAGCGCCGACAGCCAGTTTTTCATCTGCCTGGCCCCCGCCCGCTTCCTCGACGGCAACTATACGGTCTGGGGGCGGGTCGTTTCCGGCATGGAGTTCGTCGACCGGATCAGGGCAGGCTCGCCACAGACCGACGGCGCTGTGGCCGATCCCACCAGGATCATCCGCATGCGGGTCGCCTCGGATGCCGGACGATGA
- the yajC gene encoding preprotein translocase subunit YajC has product MHHFFSSLLMFAPPAGGGTPNPFVQLVPLILIFVVFYFFLIRPQQKKQKEREKVLESLKRGDRVVTIGGLHGTVAGIDSEKKTVLLQVGDNLKLKFDRSAVANVEKQDAGDKLSTKE; this is encoded by the coding sequence ATGCATCATTTCTTCTCCTCGCTCCTCATGTTCGCGCCGCCCGCGGGCGGCGGCACGCCGAATCCTTTCGTTCAGCTCGTTCCGCTCATCCTCATCTTCGTCGTTTTCTACTTCTTTCTGATCCGTCCCCAGCAGAAAAAACAGAAAGAACGTGAAAAGGTGCTCGAAAGCCTGAAGAGAGGTGACCGGGTCGTGACCATCGGAGGCCTTCACGGCACCGTCGCGGGGATCGATTCGGAGAAAAAAACCGTTCTGTTACAGGTCGGCGACAACCTGAAACTCAAGTTCGACCGCAGCGCGGTCGCCAACGTGGAGAAGCAGGACGCCGGGGACAAACTTTCCACCAAGGAGTAA
- the carA gene encoding glutamine-hydrolyzing carbamoyl-phosphate synthase small subunit, which yields MQQPLPAKLVLENGSVYEGTAFGHTGEASGEVVFNTSLTGYQEILTDPSYAGQMVVMTYPLIGNYGVNPADAESSKVWTSALIVREASNIYSNYEATGSLDEYLRQAGVTGLAGIDTRKLVREIREKGAMRGVISTETGNNEAELREKALAVPEMTGQDLVSLVTTKETYTFDRPDAKYHVVAYDFGMKHNILRMLHNAGCKVTVVGASTPAEDVLAMKPDGVFLSNGPGDPFAVTYAVEAIGKLIEHNRSKSMVPVFGICLGHQLLSLAFGAKTYKLKFGHHGSNHPVKNLATKAIEITSQNHGFSVVMDSLPEELELTHLNLYDHTVEGVSHRDLPCFSVQYHPEASPGPHDSHYLFDRFTEMMEKNNR from the coding sequence ATGCAGCAGCCACTACCCGCGAAACTGGTTCTTGAAAACGGTTCGGTCTACGAGGGAACGGCATTCGGACATACCGGCGAAGCCTCCGGAGAGGTCGTGTTCAACACCTCTCTCACCGGATACCAGGAAATCCTCACGGACCCGTCCTATGCGGGCCAGATGGTCGTCATGACCTACCCTCTCATAGGAAACTACGGCGTCAACCCGGCCGATGCGGAGTCGTCGAAAGTCTGGACCTCCGCGCTCATCGTCCGTGAAGCGTCGAACATATACAGCAATTACGAAGCGACAGGCAGCCTGGACGAGTACCTGAGGCAGGCCGGCGTCACCGGTCTCGCAGGAATCGACACCAGAAAACTGGTCAGGGAAATCCGTGAAAAGGGCGCGATGAGAGGAGTCATTTCGACAGAGACCGGCAATAATGAAGCCGAGCTCCGGGAGAAAGCGCTCGCCGTACCGGAAATGACCGGTCAGGACCTGGTTAGCCTTGTCACCACAAAGGAAACGTACACCTTCGACAGGCCGGACGCGAAATACCATGTCGTCGCCTACGACTTCGGCATGAAACATAATATCCTGCGGATGCTCCACAACGCCGGGTGCAAGGTAACCGTCGTCGGCGCGAGCACTCCCGCCGAGGACGTTCTGGCGATGAAACCGGACGGCGTGTTCCTTTCCAACGGCCCCGGGGACCCTTTCGCCGTCACCTACGCCGTCGAAGCCATCGGCAAGCTCATCGAGCACAACCGCTCGAAAAGCATGGTACCCGTGTTCGGCATCTGTCTGGGCCACCAGTTGCTTTCACTGGCGTTCGGAGCAAAAACCTACAAGCTGAAATTCGGTCATCACGGCAGCAACCATCCGGTGAAAAACCTCGCCACCAAAGCGATAGAGATTACCTCGCAGAACCACGGATTCTCCGTAGTCATGGACTCCCTGCCGGAGGAACTCGAGCTGACGCACCTGAACCTCTACGATCATACCGTCGAAGGCGTCAGCCACAGGGACCTCCCCTGCTTCTCCGTCCAGTACCATCCGGAAGCCTCGCCGGGGCCGCATGACTCCCACTATCTCTTCGACAGGTTCACCGAAATGATGGAGAAGAACAACCGATGA
- a CDS encoding pyridoxal-phosphate-dependent aminotransferase family protein, with product MKKRLFTPGPTPVPENVMLRMAEPIIHHRNPEFREILERVHENLRYLFQTTRPAVVLSASGTGGMEAAITSCFRKGDKLITVNGGKFGERWGKLARTFTGNCVEETVEWGKAIQPERIVELLRKHPDARGVCLTHSETSTGTATDIRAISALVHEHSDALILVDGITAVGAHEFRFDDWGVDICITGSQKGLMMPPGLALVTVSERAQDIIEQNDAPQFYLSLKKALDSHEKNDTPFTPAVSLVIGLDESLRMIREEGLTNVWRRHERLAAACREGCEALGMQLFSDSPSFAVTTVWLPENVDWDAFNASLKHNNGITVAAGQDEYKGRIFRISHLGYYDELDMLTVIGGIERSLKEVGYEFEAGTGVAALQRALLET from the coding sequence ATGAAAAAAAGGCTTTTCACGCCCGGACCGACCCCTGTTCCGGAAAACGTCATGCTCCGGATGGCGGAACCGATCATTCATCACCGCAACCCGGAGTTCAGGGAAATCCTCGAACGGGTTCACGAAAATCTCCGTTACCTGTTCCAGACAACCCGGCCGGCAGTCGTGCTGAGCGCTTCCGGCACCGGGGGCATGGAAGCCGCGATCACGAGCTGCTTCCGCAAAGGAGACAAGCTCATCACCGTCAACGGCGGGAAGTTCGGCGAACGCTGGGGCAAGCTCGCGCGCACCTTTACCGGCAACTGCGTCGAGGAAACCGTAGAATGGGGTAAGGCGATCCAGCCTGAGCGTATCGTTGAACTTCTCAGGAAGCATCCCGACGCCAGGGGCGTATGCCTTACGCACTCCGAAACCTCGACCGGCACGGCAACCGATATCCGGGCGATCAGTGCGCTCGTCCACGAGCATTCGGACGCCCTGATCCTCGTCGACGGCATTACGGCCGTCGGAGCGCACGAGTTCCGCTTCGACGACTGGGGCGTCGACATATGCATCACCGGCTCCCAGAAAGGCCTGATGATGCCGCCGGGCCTCGCGCTGGTGACCGTCTCCGAACGGGCGCAAGACATCATCGAACAAAACGACGCGCCCCAGTTCTACCTGAGCCTCAAGAAGGCGCTGGACTCCCACGAAAAAAACGACACTCCGTTCACCCCGGCCGTTTCTCTCGTGATCGGCCTCGACGAATCCCTCCGGATGATACGCGAGGAGGGTCTGACCAACGTCTGGCGTCGCCACGAGCGACTCGCGGCCGCGTGCCGCGAAGGTTGCGAAGCGCTCGGCATGCAGCTGTTCAGCGACTCGCCGTCCTTCGCCGTGACCACCGTCTGGCTGCCGGAGAACGTCGACTGGGATGCGTTCAACGCCTCGCTGAAACACAATAACGGCATAACCGTCGCCGCAGGCCAGGACGAGTACAAAGGCCGGATTTTTCGCATATCGCACCTCGGCTATTACGACGAGCTCGACATGCTTACGGTCATCGGCGGCATCGAACGCTCCCTTAAGGAGGTCGGCTACGAATTCGAGGCCGGCACCGGCGTCGCGGCCTTGCAGCGGGCGCTTCTGGAAACATAG
- a CDS encoding tetratricopeptide repeat protein, with protein sequence MRRTLTYILAAFPALLPFGEARGDGKVLETANSLYDKAHYDSAATLYRQLIRNGGGKESVAVATFNLGNTHFRKKQFEEASRLFAATAGMEDISDTFRTDALFNAGTALANMALSAGERNEKRKLLESALNRYRSALLLHPGDRESKINHEITLRLLETLSSPPPAGRGGGSGTETTPSSGDAASGILDKAEREERELLRNRRPVPTATRAPSPVKEW encoded by the coding sequence ATGCGCCGCACGCTGACCTACATCCTCGCAGCATTCCCCGCCCTCCTTCCCTTTGGGGAAGCGAGAGGGGACGGCAAGGTACTGGAAACCGCCAACAGCCTCTATGACAAGGCGCACTACGATTCCGCCGCGACGCTCTACAGACAGCTCATCCGAAACGGCGGCGGGAAGGAATCGGTCGCCGTGGCGACATTCAACCTCGGCAACACGCACTTCAGAAAAAAACAGTTCGAGGAAGCCTCCCGGCTCTTTGCCGCGACAGCCGGCATGGAAGACATTTCCGACACATTCCGGACTGATGCCCTGTTCAACGCGGGAACCGCCCTTGCCAACATGGCGTTGTCCGCCGGTGAGCGCAACGAAAAAAGGAAGCTGCTTGAATCCGCGCTCAACCGTTACCGGTCAGCCCTCCTGCTGCACCCTGGAGACCGCGAAAGCAAGATAAACCACGAAATAACCCTTCGCCTGCTCGAAACACTCTCAAGCCCTCCGCCTGCCGGGCGCGGCGGAGGTTCCGGAACCGAGACTACCCCCTCGAGCGGCGACGCGGCCTCAGGCATTCTCGACAAGGCGGAACGGGAAGAGCGGGAACTGCTCAGGAACAGGCGGCCCGTCCCGACGGCAACCCGCGCACCCTCGCCGGTAAAGGAGTGGTAA